Sequence from the Strix aluco isolate bStrAlu1 chromosome 16, bStrAlu1.hap1, whole genome shotgun sequence genome:
ATGAGATAGTGCAGCACAGCTGCTAGACAGGATGTTTTACCCAGCATTCAGGGAGATCTCTGCCCCTCAAAAATTTGTACTTTAAACAGAGGAAAGTTTTAGGGgatttttatatgcaaaagaattaaatatttgaaatataaaatcaCTCTTGTAGAAGAAATGTGTTGAAAACATGCTGAAAACTGCTAGGGTTTAGCTGACAAAGGCAGCAATGGCTATGACCTTTAGTACTGACTCAAGCCCGTATGTAAAGAGGAGAACAGCGTTTATAATGACGTCTGCTTTCAGTATGTAGGTTTGCCACACCAGGAAATACACAGACAGAATCACACTTCCGACCGTGATCACAAGACTGAGTCCTAATGGAGCCTCTTCTTCTGTCAGGTTACCCATTGAAcctcaaaggaaacaaaaagctgATATGAGTCTTTGATTTCTTCTAACAATATCACAAGCCACAAGTCAAGAGTATTCCTGTTCAAAAAAGGCTCTAGCCCTTCCAACTCAGAGTACACTGAAATACTGGCCTGAATCAAGGCTCTGTCAGTAAGTGTACGGATAAACCCAAACACCAGTGGACAATCCATCTCTTGCTCACCGAAGTTAATCTAAATAAAGAGCAATCAGTTGATAAAGTCAGGCTGCCTAACTTTTCTTACCACAGATAATCCGTTCTGAAGCTACAACCATTCTGATCGCTCAGCTTCCAGTCAACCATCAAACCTtcccccagtcccccccagtcCTGCGCTTAGCATGACAACTTGGTGACTGCACTGCACATCTAAGAGCATCCAATCCTGATTTTAAAATCTTACGCAATATAGGATCTTCCATATTCCCAGCTAATCTCTTCCTATTTCAAATTGTTCTCACTGTGGTGAAGCTGCACTTCTCTCTTCCTTGCATCTTCCTTGCAAGCTAGTCTCAGTAGATTTTGTTGTTTAACTACATTAGACTGAAACTTGCTTCTTTATTCATCCACCAGGCTCCAAGCAAGCACGTGCAGAGTGCTTTAAGGCAGCTGGCTAAATTCACCCCTACAGCAAGTCAGCTGAATTCAACAGAGACCCACCTTGCATAAATGTCAGGAATATTGAGCACGGATT
This genomic interval carries:
- the TMEM80 gene encoding transmembrane protein 80 isoform X4; translation: MILPFLFYVNGIYYIFYFVATLAMIIYKSQVFSYPDDFLAPDLALLFIMAILEVLRLYLGSMGNLTEEEAPLGLSLVITVGSVILSVYFLVWQTYILKADVIINAVLLFTYGLESVLKVIAIAAFVS
- the TMEM80 gene encoding transmembrane protein 80 isoform X5 is translated as MAMNPMQHTSQTADSQQEAVKAAFSGQVFSYPDDFLAPDLALLFIMAILEVLRLYLGSMGNLTEEEAPLGLSLVITVGSVILSVYFLVWQTYILKADVIINAVLLFTYGLESVLKVIAIAAFVS